The DNA segment AAAACAGGCTTGCCAACATCCTGACGCAACATCACCACACCAAAAATCGCCATCTTTAATTCTTCATTCAAATcgaattattacaaaaaccCAAAAACTTTATCCTAAACTGGAAAAACATTCTTTCCCATTCGCGCAACATATCAAACTTAATTCATATTTCGATAACTTTCCCCTGACGCAGCTGAAAAAAAGTGCGAACATCTCCGCAAGGACAAGCATACATACGTGCTgatatttaacaaaatttatttaaaacgaaaaaacaagACTATTCCAACTCTCTATTCTTCTTTGGGCGGCTGTTTCGACCTCACTTGTCTCTTGGGCTTCGCCTTGCCCCGAAGTACCCTCATCCTCTCCATCTCCTCTTGAAAATCGGCATGTTCGTCCCTGTACAGTCCGTAATGTCTCAACTTTATCATCAACCACCCCGTCTCGACGTGTCTGGGGTAGTAATGCGTCACTTCCCTTCGCAAATTGAGCGGTTTTTCGCTGAACATCCGGACCACCTTCATTGACTTGGAGTTGGTCGGTCGGGCAACTTCACCGAATATGCGATTGCTGAGTCGCAACATTCGTCTCGCATATTCCGTCGACAGTTTTGTTAAATCTGCGTATTTAGCGTAACGACTCATTTCTTTTCGATAgtagaaaaatcaaaaagtggggttatgacaCCGACTGTCTTGGGGGGAGAGGGCGACAGATGGCGCTGAGTGGAACgaagaattaaattatatttatccTGATGACGACAGATGATATTTGTACACTTAAAATAGACAAATTCAATTTCCACTTTTTTGGTGCAAATTGGCAAAATGgatcagttttgaaaaaaaaaaactttccaaTCTGCAATACCgacaaaaacgtcaaatttgacaggtTGATTGTTGATAAATAAGGTTAGGCGTAATTGTTTACAAGTGAGTCAGCCGCATTATGTACAATTAAGTGCCGCATTAAGTAAGTCCCCGTTGTGTAAATCCGAGATTTAACAGGGCAAACATTCCAGATAACAAGTTTCTAAAATGAATTACTTCTGTGATGTGGCATTTTCGGcagtcaaataatttgttgatattttgTGTCTTAATCCTATCTGCAGGTTTTATGTTGCACTTTAAAATCTTGTACAATAAACACCAAAAACACTTGAGGATACAAGAAATACAAGAAAGAGTGAGTACAAAATGTGGCCTTGACCAACCATAATTGACAGACTTGCAGATGACCGAAATTGCCAACACTATACACACTGTGGAAGGAGTGGCAAACACCACAGACTTTTTAATCAAGAGACTAGAGAAGACTGTGAAGCGCAAACCTTACAGAGCTAAACTGAAAAGAATGAGATGACAGTGATTGATTTTACCAACACCTTTGACTTACAAAGCTTCTAAAGTCAATTCAATCCTTACTAAATCGCTTTAGTTTAACTAATTTGTTGGTTCATTGGAAAATTTTAGCTGTTGTTGACTAATTTATTGGAATGTTGAGTGTGGTACTAGCACAAATTAGCCAGGaatggatttaaataaatgcCATATTTATATAGATGTTTTATAAAGtaattgtttagaaaatgtgacaataaatatatttttgtgtttcttACGCGTTCACATGTTCTCCAAAGGCATACATTGCGGATTATTTCTGTAATTCCCCTTGTTTTCTAAGACCGCGTGCGGGGAGCAAATCCAAGGATCACTGGTCACATTCTGCCACTGGAACAACCTCAACTCCAACTCTTTCATGATGACCTTGTAATCATTTTTCCCCGCCAGATTGTTCAATTCCTCCGGGTCGTGTTTCAAATCGTACAACTCCCATTCCGGCCTGTTGTAATACTCCTTCAGAGTTTTGAACCAGTACAGATTTTCTTTGTTTCTGGTGCGGTTCAAAATGCCCTGAAAACACACAATTCAGATGCGTTCAACCAATCGCTCGATTTACTTGAAACGTGGGGGACAAGTAGAAGTCTTGGTCGATGGGAAAGGCGCTCTGGTAGTTCAAATTGTGGATCAGTTTGTAGCGGTGCGTTCTGATCATGCGCATCGGGTAATACATCGTGACCTCGTGCAGAACGTGGCTGGCGAACACTGCCTCCCCTGTGGTGTTCTTGGGTTCTACAAGCGACCAAAAAATTTACGCCGACTCTCGATACTCTGCAAAACCTTTGTCTAGAAGAGGTAAAAGACTGCGTCCTGTCAGAACGGGGTCTGCTTCGATTTCGTTGGTCTCTTGGGTGATGTTGTACCAATCCAGGACTGTCGGGACCACGTCTAGAAGGCTCGTTAAGGAATAGGTGACTTGATAGCGCCGTTCGGTGTGCAGCGGCGACGAAATCAACATAGGCTCGGCTATACCAGAATCGTAAAAATTCGTTCTACCGTTGGGGAACGGAATTCCGTTGTCTGAACTGTAAATAACTAGAGTGTCATCCTCGTGGCCTGAATCTTTCAGTTCTTGCAACACCAGTCCCACCCCTTGGTCGAGTCGCGAGATCGTGGTGTACTGAGCGGCGACATCTTTCCGCGCCTCTATCGTGTTAGGTATATAGTAGGGCAATTCGAGTTCGTCAAATTGGTAGTAAATAGGGTGCCAATCCGGTATCAAACCCATACCTTCGTCCCCGTTGCCGAAATGTTGACAAAACTCGCCGTATTCCGGATTGGTGTGGCCGCAACGGTGCGGATCGTGGAAAGCCACGTAAAGGAAGAAAGGCCTGAAAGGGGCACGCTTAATCGAGCAAAAACGAGATGTGAGTGTGCCGTGACGAGCTGACCCAAGCGCGTCACGGCATACTCAAATCGCGTTCGTTTTGTGTTACTCCGTCGAGTTGTTCAGAAACTCTCTGGTCAACAATTTGATGTGCGTGATGTTTCGGCCCACTTGCAGGATCGAGTTGTTCTCTTCGGTTTGTTCGTAGTCGAAAGAGTAGGTGTTAGGGGGCCCCACGTGCTTCTTCCCAATGATCCCGGTTCTGATTCCGCGATCCCTCAGGATGTTGGGCAGCGAGCGGACGTTCGTGAACGAGTCGAAGTGATTCTCGGCTTGGTGCAGTCCGTACATGCCGTTCTGGTGCGCCGGCATCCCAGTCAGCAGCGCCGCACGGCTACAATCGCAATTTTCAATGGATTCGAAAAGTTCAGGGACCTACCTTGGGGAACAACTGCTCACCGAGGTGTAAGCGTTGTTGAAAATCAAACTTTTTTTGGCCAACGCGTCCAGATTCGGCGTCTGGCAGATCTTGTTCCTGTACACTCCCATTTCGAAGCCCCCATCGTCGGCTTAAACAATTTTCGTTCAAATTTTGCGCCACCgccttaacctcacttttcacGATTGACATTTGTAGATGATCGCTCGAGATAACGAGTGACGTGTTGGGagtcgtttaaaatataaatcgaTCGTAAAATAAGCGACACATATGATTTTGCCCCCGTCAAAACAATTTCGTTGAATGGCCCAGTTCAAATACTACGAATACGCTACTgccctaacctcactttttcacgtttgacatttgtagatAAGAATCACTCGAGATAATGAAGTGACGTGTCAGAAGTGGTTTGTAAGGTAAATTGTGCGTAACTCACCTAAAATAAGCAGCACGTTCAATTTTTTACCAGTTTCGGCGTAAACCGTCGACGAAATTAGCAGTAAGAAGGCTAAACCGGCCGTGTCCATCTTGCAATTTGGAgcgaaattcaaaatgtctcccaaaaaaatcttgtgtcTTTTCGACGTGGACGGCACGCTGACCAAGGCCCGACAGTCGATCAGCCGAGAACTGGACGAGTTCATCCAAACAAAGCTGAAACCGTTGTGCACGTTGGGCCTAGTCGGGGGGTCAGACTTCAAGAAGATCGCTGAACAGATGAACGGCGATGACGTGATCTTCCGCTTCGACTACGTCTTCCCCGAGAACGGACTCGTCCAGTACAAGTTCGGCAAGGAGGTGGAGCGCCAGAGCATCCAGAAATTCATGGGGGAGGAGAAACtccaaaaatttataaactacACCCTGAGCTATCTGTCCACGGTGGTGCTCCCGGTGAAGCGGGGCACGTTCGTCGAGCTACGCGCCGGGATGCTCAACATCTCCCCGATAGGACGGTCGTGCTCGCAAGAGGAGCGCGAGAGCTTCGAAAAGTACGACAAAGAGTACAACGTGAGGCAGACGATGATCGACTCTCTGAAGAAGCGCTTTCCCGACATCGGCCTGGCGTACAGTATAGGAGGGCAGATCAGCTTCGACGTATTCCCGAAAGGCTGGGACAAGACTTACTGCTTGCGCCACCTGGAGAGCGAGGGCTACGACGAAATACACTTCTTCGGCGACAAAACGGACAAAGGGGGCAACGACTACGAGATCTACAACGATCCCAGAACGATAGGACACAAAGTGATGAATCCCGAAGACACCAGAAAACAACTCGAACAACTGTTCAATCTATGatctattttattaaataaatttattggcCAGTATATTGTGGCTTCCTCTTTTCGTTGAACGCCTGCAGCCCTTCCTGTCTGTCCTGCGTGGGGATCAACTGCGCGTAACACGCCTCTTCGATCGCCAACCCCGAGCCCACGTCCACTTGCATCCCCTTGTTGATCGCTCTCTTGGCCATCCGCACAGCCACAGGTCCATTCGGCAGGATCTCCCTCGCCAAATCCAGCGATTTAAGATAAGCCGCGTCCCCGCTGGAGTTCTGCGCCACCACGTGATTCACGATGCCCAGATTGTAGGCGGCGCCACCATCGATCACTCGCGCCGTGTAGATCAACTCTTTGGCGACGGCGGGGTTGATGAGGCGCGGCAGTCTCTGCGTGCCCCCGGCTCCGGGGATGATCGCCAGGCGGCTCTCCACCAGCCCCATCTTGGCGTCGCTGGCGGCCACCCGGATGTCGCACGCCAGAGCCATCTCGAGGCCGCCACCCAGCGCCAGTCCGTCGACGGCGCCGATCACCGGGACCGGCAAATCGCAGATCTGGTCCATCAGGCTCCTGAGTCCCGCGACGAAGAGTCCCACTTGTTCGCGAGGCATCGTCGCGCGCTCCTTCAGGTCGGCGCCTGGAAGATCACTTGAAGGACGGTCGGACAAACCGGGGATTTACCTGCGCAGAAGACTCCCGGAACTAAACTCCTCAGCACCACAACCCTAGCCTGAGCGTCGAATGTGACCTTCTGGAGGGCGCTCTTGATCTGCTCCACCAGACCCGCGCTCAGAGCGTTCTTCTGTTTGGGCCTGTTGAACCCGAACACCACGATCCCCTTGTCGGCGCCATCTAGGTTTTGGTAGACTAAATCGGGGCGAGCCTCCGAGATTTTTCGGACGCTCTGTATATACAAACTTTTCGGAATTTTCTGGACGGATCTTATCAGCAACATGTTGCCGtcgaaaaaaaagttaggttatgtgaCTTTGCTCGCCTAAAAATCGGCAAATCATCGTGTCGGGGTCAAATGTCGCCCCAACAAACTCGAGACGAGTTAATGACGACCCAATTGGTAAAAAAACCATTTATTTTGCGCTGTagtaaaataacaataacaaataatgTACACAGTTGAGGTATTAATAATTTGAGAACACACAGAAGCTGCTTCTTGAAACTCTTACTCTAAGGCATCTCATTactgaaaataaataacacgtacgtattttatttacaaatcgGCGTGCTAACTCggttttaaaatgttaaaagtaAATACTGTGCGTGAGATATTTAAAAGTTTGATATGAAAATGTTACGACTAAAATAATCTTGCGTTTACAACAAGGAAACGATGCTGTACTCGTTCAagtgtttattttgtacaaaacATGCATGGCACAATTAATACTTCCCGTTTTAATTGTACGACCGCTCTTTCTAATAAATAAAAGGGGACGGTTAAGGAAAAACTAGACACATCACAGTCAAACATGACCacacaaaataaatatctttacatttaaaaaaatggatatTGTGAGTTTTACAAGCGAGTCAGTctcactaaaaataaaaaacaagaaCATCGGTTAAGTTACAACTCTACGCTTTGTAAAAGCAAGATTATCAACAATAAGGCATTATTATATCgactaattatttttaacaatttttttctttccctttttcttctctttcttctCGTCGCTGGGCTCTTCCTTCTCCTCCTGTTGACTCGTCTCTTTCGCCGCCGCCTCCTCTTCCTTTTTACTCTCTTCGCTTGTCACCGCCTCCTTCATCTCTTCGTCCGCTTTAATCTCCACCTTATCTTCTTTCGGTTCCTCCTTCTTCTCTTCCGTCACGACCGGAGCCTGCGGTTCCGCGACCACCTCCATCTTCTCTTCGGCGACCGCCTCTTCGACCGGCTTCGCCTCCTCCGCTTTGACCTCCTCCTCCGCTTTTTCGTCGCTCTTGGGCGGCTCCTCTTTCACTTCCACCTCCATTTTTTCCACAGCCTGTTGTTGAGTATCTTGGGGTTCGCGTTCGGTCTGTTCCGCCAGCTCGGTTTGCGGCGGCTTCTCCTCCTTGGGGACGTTCGCCGCCGCTTTGGCCTCCAAAATTCCTATGCAACTCTCGATGCACTTGATCGCCTCTTTGCGGGCCTGCCGTATGTTCTCCTGTCCTTGGGTGTCCACGTTGTCCAGTTTGATGAGATTCCGTGTCAGCATCTCGTCTAGGAAGATGTACTGCTTGTCCCGGGGCACTCCGGTGAACTGCTCCACCTGACCCATCAATTCGGACACGTCCTTCTGGATTGACTGGATCACGTCGATGGGGTTGTTGGCGGCGGACCTCGGCTGCGGCGGCTGCTGTTGCTGTTGCGGCACTTGTTGTTGTTGAGGAGGAGGAACCGGTTCTTGCtgcttttgttgttcttgGGGCTTCTGTTGGGGCTGCGGCTTCTGGGCGAACCCGGGATGGTGCCACTCGGGCCCCGCCGAGTACTGCCTCGGCGGCTCCCGCCCCACGAACTGCGTGAACTGACCGGGCCTGTGCCCGAAGATTCTCTCGGGTTGGGCTTGGCTGAAGCTGGGGCCCGCGTGCTTCGGCAGCACCGGCTCGTCGCGGCCCTCCACGTGTATCGGTATCACCCTCTCGGTGGACTTGTTCGCCGGTTTCTCCTGTTGGGACGGTTGCGACTGTGCCGTCCCCATATCTCCCATTCCCCCGTCTCGGTTGATCGGTATGTGGATGCTCGACACGAATCTCTGGCGGTTATCCGGGGGCGGGGCAGACATCGATCTTTGGTTTCTATCATTCACCGGCTCCTGCTTCTGCCCCAGGTCCACCGTGTTGCTCTGCTGGATGTTCTGCTTGCGTCCCCTCTCCGGCGTCTTCTTCTGTGTCTCCTCGGCGGCGGCGGGCCGCGCCGGCTCCGACTGGGTGTGCTGCGGGGGCGCCGCCTCCTGCCGGTACTCGTCGAAGGGGTCTCTGTCGAATGCGAAGCCGAACTCTTCGAACCTCGGGCTGAAGTGTCGGTCGGTGAAGCGTCTGAAGTCCGAGTCGTGCGCGCGCGGGGGTCGTGTCCGTCGGCCCAGGCTGTCCGAGCTGAAGGGGAAGCCCTCCAGGTGCTCGGCGAACTCTGGGTGGCGCTGGGCTAGGTCGTCGAGCTGCGAGCGCAGCGACTGGTCCCTGTCGGTGCGGTCGAAAGGGAAACCGCTCTGCAAGGGAAACAAAAGGTCAGACTGTTTGCACCGGCTGCGCTCCGGACAAGCGGCGGATGAAGCGTGACGTGCTGATCGACCGGACACTTACGTCTGCATCCTGGGGCGCGTCCTTTTCCACGACCAACGGGATCGTCCGCACCGTCTCCACCATAGGAGTCGTCATTCCGTTCGACTTTCACGATCAAAACACTTGTGACTCACTtcgaataaataaaacacctCGAGCTCGTTGCAACTGAGCGCTTTCACAACAAATTTCGAATGAGAAATGAGACGCGCCGCTCTCGGCGCCCATATTATAAACCCCACGTGTGAGTGGTGGGGGATCCGGACTCTTCCAGAAAGATCGCGAATGCCTGAACGATCCGCGCGACTTTCCGGACTTTTCCGGAATCTCCGGCGAACCAAATGAAAACCGTTCAAGGTGTGACAACGCGATTTTCGTGTTTCGTCCCTGACAGTTTAAAATCTGGAACGGTGCAAGAGTCGACCTCCGATCGGACGAAAACTAGTGTCGAGTGTTTACCTATCGGCCCGGACCTTTTATGGTATTAACAGGTTTTACGATGACTGTTACGCGACGTGACGACTGCGCCATTAAATAATAAGTTT comes from the Tenebrio molitor chromosome 9, icTenMoli1.1, whole genome shotgun sequence genome and includes:
- the mRpS33 gene encoding small ribosomal subunit protein mS33, producing MSRYAKYADLTKLSTEYARRMLRLSNRIFGEVARPTNSKSMKVVRMFSEKPLNLRREVTHYYPRHVETGWLMIKLRHYGLYRDEHADFQEEMERMRVLRGKAKPKRQVRSKQPPKEE
- the Sgsh gene encoding N-sulphoglucosamine sulphohydrolase; protein product: MNSSSSRLIDCRALVSVPSTSKRHKIFLGDILNFAPNCKMDTAGLAFLLLISSTVYAETGKKLNVLLILADDGGFEMGVYRNKICQTPNLDALAKKSLIFNNAYTSVSSCSPSRAALLTGMPAHQNGMYGLHQAENHFDSFTNVRSLPNILRDRGIRTGIIGKKHVGPPNTYSFDYEQTEENNSILQVGRNITHIKLLTREFLNNSTEPFFLYVAFHDPHRCGHTNPEYGEFCQHFGNGDEGMGLIPDWHPIYYQFDELELPYYIPNTIEARKDVAAQYTTISRLDQGVGLVLQELKDSGHEDDTLVIYSSDNGIPFPNGRTNFYDSGIAEPMLISSPLHTERRYQVTYSLTSLLDVVPTVLDWYNITQETNEIEADPVLTGRSLLPLLDKEPKNTTGEAVFASHVLHEVTMYYPMRMIRTHRYKLIHNLNYQSAFPIDQDFYLSPTFQGILNRTRNKENLYWFKTLKEYYNRPEWELYDLKHDPEELNNLAGKNDYKVIMKELELRLFQWQNVTSDPWICSPHAVLENKGNYRNNPQCMPLENM
- the Pmm2 gene encoding uncharacterized protein Pmm2, with product MNGDDVIFRFDYVFPENGLVQYKFGKEVERQSIQKFMGEEKLQKFINYTLSYLSTVVLPVKRGTFVELRAGMLNISPIGRSCSQEERESFEKYDKEYNVRQTMIDSLKKRFPDIGLAYSIGGQISFDVFPKGWDKTYCLRHLESEGYDEIHFFGDKTDKGGNDYEIYNDPRTIGHKVMNPEDTRKQLEQLFNL
- the LOC138138896 gene encoding methylglutaconyl-CoA hydratase, mitochondrial; its protein translation is MLLIRSVQKIPKSLYIQSVRKISEARPDLVYQNLDGADKGIVVFGFNRPKQKNALSAGLVEQIKSALQKVTFDAQARVVVLRSLVPGVFCAGADLKERATMPREQVGLFVAGLRSLMDQICDLPVPVIGAVDGLALGGGLEMALACDIRVAASDAKMGLVESRLAIIPGAGGTQRLPRLINPAVAKELIYTARVIDGGAAYNLGIVNHVVAQNSSGDAAYLKSLDLAREILPNGPVAVRMAKRAINKGMQVDVGSGLAIEEACYAQLIPTQDRQEGLQAFNEKRKPQYTGQ
- the LOC138138883 gene encoding BAG domain-containing protein Samui-like isoform X1, with amino-acid sequence MTTPMVETVRTIPLVVEKDAPQDADSGFPFDRTDRDQSLRSQLDDLAQRHPEFAEHLEGFPFSSDSLGRRTRPPRAHDSDFRRFTDRHFSPRFEEFGFAFDRDPFDEYRQEAAPPQHTQSEPARPAAAEETQKKTPERGRKQNIQQSNTVDLGQKQEPVNDRNQRSMSAPPPDNRQRFVSSIHIPINRDGGMGDMGTAQSQPSQQEKPANKSTERVIPIHVEGRDEPVLPKHAGPSFSQAQPERIFGHRPGQFTQFVGREPPRQYSAGPEWHHPGFAQKPQPQQKPQEQQKQQEPVPPPQQQQVPQQQQQPPQPRSAANNPIDVIQSIQKDVSELMGQVEQFTGVPRDKQYIFLDEMLTRNLIKLDNVDTQGQENIRQARKEAIKCIESCIGILEAKAAANVPKEEKPPQTELAEQTEREPQDTQQQAVEKMEVEVKEEPPKSDEKAEEEVKAEEAKPVEEAVAEEKMEVVAEPQAPVVTEEKKEEPKEDKVEIKADEEMKEAVTSEESKKEEEAAAKETSQQEEKEEPSDEKKEKKKGKKKIVKNN
- the LOC138138883 gene encoding BAG domain-containing protein Samui-like isoform X2, with protein sequence MPFSRPAFSGFPFDRTDRDQSLRSQLDDLAQRHPEFAEHLEGFPFSSDSLGRRTRPPRAHDSDFRRFTDRHFSPRFEEFGFAFDRDPFDEYRQEAAPPQHTQSEPARPAAAEETQKKTPERGRKQNIQQSNTVDLGQKQEPVNDRNQRSMSAPPPDNRQRFVSSIHIPINRDGGMGDMGTAQSQPSQQEKPANKSTERVIPIHVEGRDEPVLPKHAGPSFSQAQPERIFGHRPGQFTQFVGREPPRQYSAGPEWHHPGFAQKPQPQQKPQEQQKQQEPVPPPQQQQVPQQQQQPPQPRSAANNPIDVIQSIQKDVSELMGQVEQFTGVPRDKQYIFLDEMLTRNLIKLDNVDTQGQENIRQARKEAIKCIESCIGILEAKAAANVPKEEKPPQTELAEQTEREPQDTQQQAVEKMEVEVKEEPPKSDEKAEEEVKAEEAKPVEEAVAEEKMEVVAEPQAPVVTEEKKEEPKEDKVEIKADEEMKEAVTSEESKKEEEAAAKETSQQEEKEEPSDEKKEKKKGKKKIVKNN